The following proteins are encoded in a genomic region of Pseudomonas marvdashtae:
- a CDS encoding DUF3142 domain-containing protein: MTFIHRLSLALAALFLSGCDQPAPLVLDQQLYIWQRQWTPAHALALRQSRGDFSSVRVLALQAFPGAGWSRARIDPAMLKADGRPLVAVIRLDGQLKSLNQDDVIAQIQHVLGDWQAQGLAPVGVEIDHDAGSARLPAYRTFLARLRQTLPTTLQLSITALPAWLDSPELTELLQTVDSSVLQVHAVSDPRQGLFDAGQARRWAKRWGAVTTRPFYLALPAYGVALLTQETGAPVVESEVPIDRGGERRELLADPQTVAGLVADLRAEPPEHLAGLIWFRLPLTGDRRVWSLTTLGAVARGDSLDSRLAVHVDEQDGLYDIRLVNQGNLDSPWPQRLTLAVGACDGVDALAGYTLQQTPGLLTFTRIQEGRLAAGAQRAIGWARCTKIDQGGFNVYP; this comes from the coding sequence ATGACTTTTATCCACAGGCTGTCGCTGGCCCTTGCCGCGCTGTTCCTGAGTGGCTGCGATCAGCCCGCACCTCTCGTCCTCGATCAGCAACTCTATATCTGGCAACGCCAGTGGACACCCGCTCACGCGTTGGCGCTGCGCCAGAGCCGTGGCGACTTTTCCAGTGTCCGGGTGTTGGCGTTGCAGGCATTTCCCGGCGCCGGCTGGAGCCGGGCGCGGATCGATCCGGCGATGCTCAAGGCTGACGGTCGGCCGTTGGTGGCTGTGATTCGCCTGGACGGTCAGCTCAAATCCCTCAACCAAGACGATGTCATCGCGCAGATCCAACACGTGCTAGGCGACTGGCAAGCCCAAGGCCTGGCGCCGGTGGGAGTTGAGATCGATCACGATGCCGGTAGCGCACGACTGCCGGCCTACCGGACGTTCCTCGCACGATTGCGCCAAACCTTGCCGACCACGTTGCAGCTAAGCATCACGGCGCTGCCGGCCTGGCTCGACAGCCCTGAACTGACCGAGTTGTTGCAGACGGTGGACAGCAGCGTGTTGCAGGTTCACGCGGTCAGCGACCCGCGGCAAGGACTGTTCGATGCCGGCCAGGCCAGGCGCTGGGCCAAGCGTTGGGGGGCCGTCACCACGCGGCCTTTTTATCTGGCCTTGCCGGCGTATGGCGTGGCGCTTTTGACTCAGGAAACCGGTGCGCCGGTGGTGGAAAGCGAAGTGCCCATCGACCGGGGCGGCGAGCGTCGGGAATTGTTGGCCGATCCGCAAACCGTGGCCGGGCTTGTTGCCGACCTGCGCGCCGAACCGCCGGAGCATTTGGCCGGGCTGATCTGGTTTCGCCTGCCGCTGACGGGGGACCGGCGAGTCTGGAGCCTGACCACGCTGGGCGCGGTTGCCCGTGGAGACAGCCTCGACAGTCGCCTGGCGGTGCACGTTGACGAGCAAGACGGCCTGTACGATATCCGGCTGGTGAACCAGGGCAATCTCGACAGCCCCTGGCCCCAGCGTCTGACCCTTGCTGTAGGCGCCTGTGATGGGGTCGATGCCTTGGCGGGTTATACGTTGCAACAAACCCCCGGACTGCTTACCTTCACCCGCATTCAGGAAGGCCGCTTGGCTGCCGGTGCCCAACGGGCTATCGGCTGGGCGCGCTGTACGAAAATTGACCAAGGAGGATTCAATGTCTACCCGTAA
- the hflK gene encoding protease modulator HflK yields the protein MQVDLDIQGAQVAEWPRFQQASLQARRLKRVVFVLGGLASVGLVLAFFTGLFSPQSIWPALLVSQSASLIVLVAGLQSAGWVAKWRSQALVRQVEIPVLAAAEPVDNVGWYEQMLERISARSIGLLTQIGAPALWLAGWSLLTLLSLEQAWNLDLPAASLGVSASVGAVLALLLAFGLLVFERQLVQQSALEWPEASSLAQLSRVAIAVLVLTALCLLFAGESSVWPVRLAVLTGVLPGLVAVEFLLRAALSLFSPRRESLEPRLLGRSVIADLLRWPPQPLLALQHELHNRFGIDLRQIWAFSYMRRAFLPVLALVALVGWLLTGVHEVPLQARGIYERFGKPVEVFGPGLHAGLPWPWGRVLSVENGVVHELATSIGDNKVVPEAEPAEGPAPTVANRLWDASHVNDKSQVIASRRGDQQSFQIVNMDVRFVYRIGLTDAAALAATYNSADVPALIRSTASRILVHEFASRTLDGLLGADRVSLADEIGRAVQADLQSLDSGVEILATVVEAIHPPAGAANAYHGVQAAQIGAQALIARERGAAAEQTNQAQLQASVAYDRAQGTAREISATAQAADLRFNADRKAYASAGHAFVLEQYLSQLSQGLGQANLLILDHRLGGSGNAPTIDLRNFTLPADPASPRNPVQPGAAH from the coding sequence ATGCAAGTCGATCTTGATATCCAAGGGGCACAAGTGGCTGAGTGGCCGCGCTTTCAGCAGGCGTCGTTGCAAGCGCGTCGCTTGAAGCGGGTCGTTTTTGTGCTGGGCGGCCTGGCGAGCGTTGGGCTGGTGCTGGCGTTTTTCACTGGGTTGTTTTCGCCGCAGTCGATATGGCCTGCGCTGTTGGTTAGCCAAAGTGCCAGCTTGATTGTGCTGGTGGCGGGCCTGCAATCGGCTGGCTGGGTGGCCAAGTGGCGCAGCCAGGCGCTTGTGCGCCAGGTCGAAATCCCAGTTCTTGCCGCCGCCGAGCCTGTGGATAACGTGGGCTGGTATGAGCAGATGCTCGAGCGAATCAGCGCCCGCTCGATTGGTTTGCTGACGCAAATCGGGGCGCCTGCCTTGTGGCTCGCCGGTTGGTCGCTCTTGACCCTGTTGAGTCTGGAGCAGGCTTGGAACCTTGATCTTCCAGCTGCTTCGCTTGGCGTGTCGGCCAGTGTCGGCGCCGTGCTCGCATTGTTGTTGGCGTTCGGCTTGCTGGTGTTTGAGCGGCAACTGGTTCAACAATCTGCCCTCGAATGGCCAGAAGCATCGTCGCTCGCGCAACTGTCACGAGTCGCCATCGCCGTTCTTGTGCTGACAGCCTTGTGCTTGCTCTTCGCCGGGGAATCGTCGGTATGGCCGGTGCGCTTGGCGGTGCTGACCGGGGTATTGCCAGGGCTGGTAGCGGTGGAGTTCTTGCTGCGCGCCGCGCTCTCGTTGTTCAGCCCGCGCCGGGAGTCCCTGGAGCCGAGGTTGTTGGGGCGAAGCGTCATCGCCGACCTGCTGCGCTGGCCGCCGCAACCGTTGCTGGCCCTGCAACATGAGCTGCACAACCGCTTCGGCATCGACTTGCGCCAGATCTGGGCGTTCAGCTACATGCGCCGGGCCTTCTTGCCGGTCCTGGCGCTGGTGGCATTGGTGGGTTGGCTGCTGACGGGCGTGCATGAGGTGCCGCTGCAAGCACGTGGCATCTATGAGCGGTTTGGTAAACCGGTGGAAGTCTTCGGCCCGGGCCTGCATGCCGGGCTGCCTTGGCCGTGGGGCAGGGTGCTCAGCGTAGAAAACGGCGTTGTGCATGAGTTGGCGACCAGTATCGGCGATAACAAGGTGGTCCCGGAAGCTGAGCCAGCGGAAGGGCCTGCCCCGACGGTTGCCAATCGCTTATGGGACGCCAGTCATGTGAACGACAAATCCCAAGTGATTGCCAGTCGGCGCGGCGATCAACAAAGCTTCCAGATCGTCAACATGGACGTGCGCTTCGTATATCGCATCGGCTTGACGGACGCCGCCGCACTGGCGGCCACTTACAACAGTGCGGATGTGCCGGCGTTGATCCGCAGCACCGCCAGCCGCATCCTCGTGCATGAGTTTGCTTCGCGCACGCTGGACGGTTTGCTCGGTGCGGACCGTGTCAGCCTGGCGGATGAAATCGGCCGTGCGGTGCAGGCCGACTTGCAATCACTCGACAGCGGCGTGGAGATTCTCGCGACGGTGGTAGAGGCGATTCACCCACCGGCCGGTGCGGCCAATGCCTACCACGGTGTGCAGGCGGCGCAGATCGGTGCCCAGGCACTGATTGCCCGGGAGCGTGGCGCCGCTGCGGAACAAACCAACCAAGCGCAACTGCAAGCGAGCGTTGCCTATGACCGGGCCCAAGGCACCGCCCGGGAAATCAGCGCCACCGCCCAGGCCGCGGACCTGCGCTTCAACGCCGATCGCAAAGCCTACGCGTCGGCGGGGCACGCCTTCGTCCTGGAGCAATACCTTAGCCAACTGAGCCAGGGACTTGGCCAGGCCAATCTGCTGATACTCGATCATCGCCTGGGCGGCAGCGGCAACGCGCCGACCATTGACCTGCGTAACTTCACGCTGCCGGCGGACCCCGCGTCGCCACGTAACCCTGTCCAGCCAGGAGCTGCCCATTGA
- the lpdA gene encoding dihydrolipoyl dehydrogenase, with amino-acid sequence MSNYDVIILGGGPGGYNAAIRAGQLGLKAACIEGRATLGGTCLNVGCMPSKALLHASELYEAAKGSEFANLGINVSPTLDLVQMMKQKDDSVTGLTKGIEFLFRKNKVDWIKGWGHIDGPGKVTVTAEDGGETELSAKDIIIATGSEPTPLPGVDIDNRRILDSTGALSLGEVPRHLVVIGAGVIGLELGSVWRRLGAEVTVVEYLDRICPGVDGEAGKTLQRALAKQGIQFKLSAKVTGAVSSANGVQLHVEPAAGGEAQTLDADYVLVAIGRRPYTQGLGLENVGLATDKRGMLANQRHRTEAPGVWVIGDVTSGPMLAHKAEDEAMACIEQIVGKAGEVNYELIPNVIYTRPELASVGKTEEQLKAEGRAYKVGKFPFTANSRAKINHETEGFAKVLADEHTDQILGVHLVGPSVSEMIGEYCVAMEFGASAEDIALICHPHPTRSEALRQAAMNVEGMATQM; translated from the coding sequence ATGAGCAACTACGACGTCATCATTCTGGGCGGCGGTCCTGGCGGCTATAACGCGGCGATTCGCGCCGGACAGCTGGGGTTGAAAGCGGCCTGTATCGAGGGCCGCGCCACCCTCGGCGGCACCTGTCTGAACGTCGGCTGCATGCCCTCCAAGGCGTTGCTCCACGCTTCGGAACTGTACGAAGCGGCCAAGGGCTCTGAGTTTGCCAACCTGGGCATCAACGTCAGCCCCACCCTCGACCTCGTACAGATGATGAAGCAGAAGGACGACAGCGTGACTGGCCTGACCAAGGGCATCGAATTTCTGTTCCGCAAGAACAAAGTCGACTGGATCAAGGGCTGGGGCCATATCGATGGACCGGGTAAAGTGACCGTCACCGCCGAGGACGGCGGCGAGACCGAACTGAGCGCCAAGGACATCATCATTGCCACCGGCTCAGAGCCCACCCCGCTGCCCGGCGTAGACATCGATAACCGGCGCATCCTGGACTCCACCGGTGCGCTGTCCCTGGGCGAAGTGCCCCGGCATCTGGTGGTGATAGGCGCTGGCGTCATCGGCCTCGAACTGGGTTCGGTCTGGCGGCGCCTGGGTGCCGAGGTAACCGTGGTGGAATACCTCGATCGCATCTGCCCAGGCGTAGATGGCGAAGCCGGCAAGACCCTGCAACGGGCCCTGGCCAAACAAGGCATTCAGTTCAAGTTGAGCGCTAAAGTCACCGGCGCCGTGTCCTCGGCGAACGGCGTGCAGTTGCACGTCGAACCCGCGGCAGGCGGCGAGGCGCAAACGCTGGACGCCGATTACGTGCTGGTCGCCATCGGTCGCCGCCCTTATACCCAGGGGCTGGGGCTGGAGAACGTCGGGTTGGCGACCGACAAACGCGGCATGCTCGCCAACCAGCGCCACCGCACAGAAGCGCCGGGCGTCTGGGTGATCGGGGATGTCACCTCCGGGCCAATGCTGGCCCACAAGGCGGAAGATGAAGCCATGGCCTGCATCGAACAAATCGTCGGCAAGGCGGGCGAGGTCAATTACGAGCTGATCCCCAACGTTATCTATACCCGTCCGGAACTGGCCAGCGTCGGCAAAACCGAAGAGCAACTCAAGGCTGAAGGTCGCGCCTATAAAGTCGGCAAATTTCCGTTCACGGCCAACAGCCGGGCAAAAATCAATCACGAAACCGAAGGGTTCGCCAAGGTATTGGCCGATGAACACACCGACCAGATTCTCGGCGTGCATCTGGTCGGCCCGAGTGTCAGCGAGATGATCGGCGAGTATTGCGTCGCGATGGAATTCGGCGCATCGGCCGAAGACATCGCCCTGATTTGCCACCCCCACCCCACTCGCTCGGAAGCGCTGCGTCAGGCGGCGATGAATGTGGAAGGAATGGCTACGCAGATGTAG
- a CDS encoding glutathione S-transferase family protein: MNPLKLYHFPLSGHAHRVQLMLSLLKLPVEVIFVDLAKGAHKQADFLAINPFGQVPVIDDNGVVLADSNAILVYLAQKYGQGRWLPMDPVGAARVQRWLSVAAGPLHAGPATARLITVFGASHNAEDVIARSHSLLKVIDHELSNSAYLAGDTPTIADIAGYSYIAHAPEGNVSLQDYAHVRAWLARVEALPGFVGMPRTVVGLQKEA, encoded by the coding sequence ATGAACCCTCTCAAGCTCTATCACTTCCCCCTCTCTGGCCACGCGCACCGTGTGCAGCTGATGCTGTCGCTGCTCAAGTTGCCAGTCGAAGTCATCTTCGTCGACCTGGCCAAGGGTGCGCACAAACAGGCTGATTTCCTCGCGATCAATCCGTTCGGGCAAGTGCCGGTGATTGATGACAATGGTGTGGTGCTGGCTGATTCCAACGCCATCCTGGTGTACTTGGCGCAAAAATATGGCCAAGGCCGTTGGCTGCCAATGGACCCGGTCGGCGCCGCTCGCGTACAGCGTTGGCTGTCGGTAGCGGCCGGACCTCTGCATGCCGGACCGGCCACGGCGCGGTTGATCACCGTATTCGGCGCGTCCCATAACGCCGAGGATGTAATTGCCCGTTCCCACAGCCTGCTCAAGGTCATCGACCATGAATTGAGCAACAGCGCTTATCTGGCCGGTGACACGCCAACCATCGCCGACATCGCTGGCTACAGCTACATCGCCCATGCACCAGAGGGCAATGTTTCGCTGCAAGATTACGCCCATGTGCGCGCATGGCTGGCGCGGGTCGAAGCCTTGCCCGGGTTCGTGGGGATGCCACGTACCGTTGTGGGCCTGCAAAAGGAGGCTTGA
- a CDS encoding LTA synthase family protein, which produces MNTLYRALTHPFASLSALAGAVLLVPMGLRLALGWSDPLGYLSDLAIGVLLITLLYRRPWWLALPVLLAWCALTLACIELVNAVGRMPTPADIQYLIDPQFVENSTSGGFAHPWLAAIVLAALALWLIVQWTNRRHQAPPLPRHAWALPILLLLAHSTVQTWRPNEADQWNLFNLPHQLITAGFAAGQEHIEQRLAGDVPDQVPPMEGLTRLDLDGQKLLAAPGQARNVLVIALEGIPGAYLETNRQALKSSYQENLMPRLSAWAERGMNTPDYVLHSHQTIRGLYAMLCGDYDKLDDGTPKGVEMLNQTQRNQACLPAQLRKNGFSTHFLQGAGLRFMAKDRIMPHIGFDTTLGMDWFTRPAYLEFPWGKDDKTFFEGALDYVGQLQQADKPWMLTLLTVGTHQPYSAPEDYLERYDTAKQAAVGYLDDALDSFLTGLERQGILENTLVVITSDESHGIDDVRLASSWGFNLTLAPEPLPRIKPGVYGHVDLTASILDYFGYTVPASLSGRSMFRDYATGREIMSFTNGKLRYHDGKGTFTECDFLQRCRDYKSEGFIADRATYAGQYSGQRARLISARATALDQTLLTTPLNQHYQFGSAEKIPLPAQVTNDWTDNLIGAQYLEMPKGTRTRVSLTIRAVDTDHAAYISLKAKEFERDVPMDLPTDVAVTSDQPLVMNIHFDNPQPRKAFSFHLLGHGTGAVEISDFSVITELPDQPEYLDDMQEDSEPQSS; this is translated from the coding sequence GTGAACACTCTTTACCGCGCACTCACCCATCCATTCGCGTCACTCAGCGCCCTGGCTGGCGCCGTCCTGCTGGTCCCCATGGGCTTGCGGCTTGCATTGGGCTGGTCCGACCCGCTGGGTTATCTTTCGGACCTGGCCATCGGCGTCTTGTTGATTACGCTGCTGTATCGACGCCCCTGGTGGCTGGCATTGCCCGTGCTGCTGGCCTGGTGTGCGCTGACGCTGGCTTGCATCGAGTTGGTCAATGCCGTGGGCCGGATGCCAACACCGGCGGACATCCAATATCTGATCGACCCGCAATTCGTCGAGAATTCCACCAGCGGTGGCTTCGCACATCCTTGGCTTGCCGCCATCGTGCTCGCCGCACTGGCGCTGTGGTTGATCGTTCAGTGGACCAATCGGCGCCACCAGGCGCCGCCGTTGCCGCGCCACGCCTGGGCGCTGCCGATCCTGCTTTTGCTGGCCCACAGCACCGTGCAAACCTGGCGGCCCAACGAGGCGGACCAATGGAACCTGTTCAACCTGCCCCATCAACTCATCACCGCGGGCTTCGCCGCCGGTCAAGAGCATATCGAGCAACGGTTGGCCGGCGATGTGCCGGATCAGGTTCCGCCCATGGAAGGACTCACCCGGCTGGACCTTGATGGACAAAAGCTGCTGGCTGCACCGGGCCAAGCACGCAACGTGCTCGTCATCGCTCTGGAAGGAATCCCCGGCGCCTACTTGGAAACCAACCGCCAGGCCCTGAAAAGCAGTTATCAGGAAAACCTCATGCCGCGCCTCAGTGCCTGGGCCGAACGCGGCATGAACACGCCTGATTACGTGCTGCACAGTCACCAGACCATCCGAGGCCTGTACGCGATGCTGTGTGGCGACTACGACAAACTCGACGATGGCACCCCCAAGGGTGTCGAGATGTTGAATCAGACCCAACGCAACCAAGCCTGCCTACCGGCCCAGTTGCGCAAGAACGGCTTTTCCACGCACTTCCTGCAAGGCGCTGGCCTGCGGTTCATGGCCAAGGACCGGATCATGCCGCACATCGGCTTCGACACCACCTTGGGCATGGACTGGTTCACCCGCCCTGCCTATCTGGAATTCCCTTGGGGCAAGGATGACAAGACCTTCTTCGAAGGCGCGCTGGACTATGTCGGGCAATTGCAACAGGCCGACAAGCCTTGGATGCTGACCTTGCTGACCGTGGGCACGCATCAGCCCTACTCCGCGCCGGAAGACTATCTGGAACGCTACGACACCGCCAAGCAGGCCGCCGTGGGCTATCTGGACGACGCCCTGGACAGTTTCCTGACGGGCCTGGAACGCCAGGGGATTCTTGAAAACACGCTGGTGGTCATCACCTCGGACGAGTCCCATGGCATCGACGACGTACGCCTGGCATCGTCCTGGGGATTCAACCTGACGCTGGCGCCCGAGCCACTGCCCAGGATCAAGCCAGGCGTCTACGGCCACGTGGACCTGACCGCCTCGATTCTCGACTACTTCGGTTACACGGTGCCCGCATCATTGTCCGGTCGCTCGATGTTCCGGGACTACGCGACGGGCCGGGAAATCATGTCGTTCACCAACGGCAAGCTGCGCTATCACGACGGCAAAGGCACCTTCACCGAGTGCGATTTCCTCCAGCGTTGCCGCGACTACAAGAGCGAGGGCTTCATCGCCGATCGCGCCACCTACGCCGGGCAATACAGCGGCCAGCGCGCCAGGCTGATCAGCGCACGGGCCACGGCACTGGACCAGACGCTGCTCACCACGCCCTTGAACCAGCACTATCAGTTCGGCAGTGCTGAAAAAATCCCCCTTCCCGCGCAGGTCACCAACGATTGGACCGACAACCTCATCGGCGCCCAATACCTGGAAATGCCCAAAGGCACCCGCACGCGTGTGAGCTTGACCATCCGCGCCGTGGATACGGACCACGCCGCCTATATCTCCCTGAAGGCCAAGGAATTCGAGCGGGACGTGCCGATGGACTTGCCCACCGACGTGGCGGTGACCTCTGATCAACCGCTGGTAATGAATATCCACTTCGATAACCCGCAACCGCGCAAGGCGTTCTCTTTCCACTTGCTCGGTCACGGGACGGGTGCCGTGGAAATCAGTGACTTCAGCGTCATCACCGAGCTGCCCGACCAGCCGGAATACCTGGATGACATGCAAGAAGACAGCGAGCCTCAGTCCAGCTGA
- the hflK gene encoding protease modulator HflK has protein sequence MSLVPRGTNELSSPWIQAGRLAFLALYAVTILAALAWIFSNVRQIDPQDRAMVMHFGALDRIRNAGLLIAWPRPVEQVILLPAADRVLERRIDNLLRSDAALQADRVASFASPVSDALAGSGYLLTGDAGVVQLDVRVFYKVTEPYAYALQGEHVLPALDRLATRSAVALAAARDLDTILVARPELLGSDNQAAERRERLRGDLVQGINRRLADLAATGQGLGIEVVRVDVQSSLPGPAVGAFNAVLTASQQADKAVANAHTEAEKQTQAARQDADRTLEVAHAQAGERLAKASADTATVFGLAKTQGQDPQMLLRLYRERMPDILLRAGSVTTVDPKDDSRLIIQGAGQ, from the coding sequence ATGAGTTTGGTTCCACGTGGAACAAACGAGTTGTCCAGCCCATGGATCCAGGCCGGACGCTTAGCGTTTCTTGCTCTTTATGCCGTTACGATTTTGGCTGCATTGGCTTGGATTTTTTCCAATGTGCGACAGATCGACCCGCAGGACCGGGCGATGGTGATGCACTTTGGTGCTCTTGATCGAATCCGGAACGCCGGGCTCTTGATCGCCTGGCCTCGTCCCGTGGAACAGGTGATTCTGTTGCCCGCTGCGGATCGCGTACTGGAGCGAAGGATCGACAATCTGTTGCGTTCGGACGCGGCTCTGCAAGCTGATCGTGTCGCCAGTTTCGCTTCCCCGGTCAGCGACGCGTTGGCGGGCTCTGGTTATTTATTGACCGGTGACGCAGGTGTGGTGCAACTGGATGTGCGGGTGTTCTATAAGGTCACCGAGCCTTACGCGTACGCCCTGCAAGGTGAACATGTATTGCCGGCGCTGGACCGACTGGCGACCCGCAGCGCCGTGGCACTCGCCGCCGCCAGGGACCTGGACACCATTCTGGTGGCCCGGCCTGAACTGCTGGGCAGCGACAACCAGGCTGCGGAGCGCCGCGAACGCTTGCGTGGCGACTTGGTGCAAGGCATCAACCGCCGCTTGGCTGATCTTGCAGCGACAGGGCAGGGGCTGGGGATCGAAGTGGTCCGGGTCGATGTGCAATCGAGCCTGCCGGGCCCAGCGGTGGGGGCGTTCAATGCGGTATTGACTGCTAGCCAGCAAGCCGACAAAGCCGTCGCCAATGCTCACACCGAAGCCGAGAAACAAACCCAGGCCGCCCGCCAGGATGCCGATCGCACGTTGGAAGTCGCCCATGCGCAGGCCGGCGAACGGCTCGCCAAGGCTTCGGCGGACACGGCTACGGTGTTCGGGTTGGCGAAAACCCAAGGCCAGGATCCTCAGATGTTGCTGCGCCTTTACCGCGAACGCATGCCTGACATCCTCCTCCGGGCGGGGTCAGTCACCACGGTCGACCCGAAAGACGACAGCCGTCTGATCATCCAGGGAGCCGGCCAATGA
- a CDS encoding LysR family transcriptional regulator, which translates to MDRFQEMQVFVAVAQDSGFSSAARRLGLSAASVTRAVAALEQRIGTPLLVRTTRNVYLSEAGQRFLDDCRRILGDLQEAEDSAAGSHAQPRGQLTITAPVLFGQLFVTPVLVDYLERFSEVCVNALLLDRTVSMVEEGVDVAVRIGELPDSSLHAVRVGEVRRVVCGSARFFARHGRPQHPQDLERMPVVSSSAIGQVRNWTFVEAGQPLSVRPAPRLVVTANQAAIGAACQGLGMTRVLSYQVAANVAAGELEIVLADFELPPLPIHVVYQGGRNAPARVRSFVDFIVSALREHPALKG; encoded by the coding sequence ATGGACAGGTTCCAGGAAATGCAGGTATTCGTCGCCGTCGCCCAGGACTCTGGGTTTTCCTCGGCTGCGCGGCGCCTGGGGCTGTCGGCCGCCAGCGTGACGCGGGCAGTGGCGGCGCTGGAGCAACGCATCGGGACGCCGTTGCTGGTACGTACCACGCGCAACGTCTATCTGAGTGAAGCCGGCCAGCGCTTTCTCGACGACTGTCGGCGGATCCTCGGCGATTTGCAGGAAGCCGAGGATTCGGCGGCCGGCAGCCACGCACAGCCTCGCGGGCAACTGACCATTACCGCGCCCGTGCTGTTCGGCCAACTGTTCGTCACGCCGGTGCTGGTGGATTACCTGGAGCGGTTTTCCGAGGTCTGTGTCAACGCCCTGCTGCTGGATCGCACCGTCAGCATGGTGGAGGAGGGCGTCGACGTCGCCGTGCGCATCGGCGAGTTACCCGACAGCAGCTTGCACGCCGTTCGTGTCGGCGAGGTGCGGCGCGTGGTGTGCGGTTCTGCGCGGTTTTTCGCCCGCCATGGCCGGCCCCAGCACCCACAAGACCTGGAGCGGATGCCCGTGGTGTCGTCATCAGCCATTGGCCAGGTCAGGAACTGGACCTTCGTCGAGGCAGGCCAGCCGCTGTCAGTCCGGCCCGCGCCTCGGCTGGTGGTCACGGCCAACCAGGCGGCCATTGGTGCAGCGTGCCAGGGATTGGGGATGACGCGGGTCCTGTCCTATCAAGTGGCGGCCAACGTTGCCGCCGGCGAGCTGGAAATCGTCCTGGCTGACTTCGAGCTCCCGCCGCTGCCGATCCATGTGGTGTACCAGGGCGGGCGCAATGCGCCGGCGCGCGTTCGCAGCTTCGTCGACTTCATCGTCAGCGCGTTGCGCGAACACCCGGCCTTGAAAGGCTGA
- the hflC gene encoding protease modulator HflC has translation MSQSSSHDHPDHAGHDHGYAGHHHGHHHAHHGDPQVAGPFPWRRMSWALLLVAFAIAAASLVQVRSGEATVITRFGNPARVLLQPGLGWRWPAPFEAAIPVDLRLRTSSSGLQDVGTRDGLRIIVQAYVTWQVQGDTDNVQRFMRAVQNQPDEAARQIRTFVGSALETTAASYDLANLVNTDPSQVRIADFEAQLRQQIEQQLLATYGVRVLQVGIERLTLPSVTLTATVDRMRAERETIATERTAIGKREAAQIRSSAERDARILQADATVKAAEIEAQSRVEAAEIYGKAYAGSPQLYNLLRSLDTLSTIVSPGTKLILRTDAAPFRVLVDGPPTAELKGGTQP, from the coding sequence TTGAGCCAGTCTTCGTCACACGATCACCCTGACCACGCCGGTCACGATCACGGCTATGCCGGTCATCACCACGGACATCATCACGCCCATCACGGCGATCCGCAGGTGGCCGGGCCGTTTCCCTGGCGACGGATGAGCTGGGCATTATTGCTGGTGGCCTTTGCCATCGCGGCCGCGAGCCTGGTGCAAGTGCGGTCGGGTGAAGCCACCGTCATCACCCGTTTTGGCAATCCGGCGCGGGTGTTGCTGCAGCCGGGCCTGGGCTGGCGCTGGCCAGCGCCATTCGAAGCGGCGATCCCGGTGGATTTGCGCCTTCGTACCAGCTCCAGCGGTTTGCAGGACGTCGGTACGCGCGACGGGTTACGGATCATCGTCCAGGCCTACGTGACGTGGCAGGTGCAGGGTGACACGGACAATGTGCAGCGTTTCATGCGGGCCGTGCAGAACCAGCCGGACGAAGCCGCGCGGCAAATCCGCACGTTTGTCGGTTCAGCCCTGGAGACCACGGCCGCCAGTTATGACCTGGCAAACTTGGTCAACACCGATCCCAGCCAAGTGCGCATTGCTGATTTCGAAGCCCAGTTGCGCCAGCAAATCGAACAACAACTGCTGGCCACCTACGGCGTGCGCGTACTTCAGGTTGGCATCGAGCGCCTGACGCTGCCGTCAGTGACGCTCACTGCAACGGTGGACCGTATGCGTGCAGAGCGCGAAACCATCGCTACGGAGCGCACGGCCATCGGTAAGCGTGAGGCCGCACAGATTCGGTCTTCCGCCGAACGTGATGCACGAATCCTGCAAGCCGATGCAACGGTTAAAGCCGCTGAAATCGAGGCGCAGTCCCGGGTAGAGGCGGCTGAAATCTATGGCAAGGCCTATGCGGGTTCGCCTCAGCTTTACAACCTGCTGCGTTCCCTGGACACCCTGAGCACCATTGTCAGCCCAGGCACCAAGTTGATCCTGCGCACTGACGCCGCGCCGTTCCGTGTCTTGGTTGACGGTCCCCCGACGGCGGAACTCAAGGGTGGAACACAGCCATGA